One Natrinema longum genomic window carries:
- a CDS encoding lycopene cyclase domain-containing protein, which yields MLDISVFGRYTYLVTEIVWGTVAALLLRRAHACRKAAITILALYPIAYAWDRYTLAVGVFDIKLRTGIDIAGIPLEEHLFMAVVPGLVVGVHETIFGDD from the coding sequence ATGCTCGACATCAGCGTTTTCGGTCGCTACACCTACCTCGTCACCGAAATCGTGTGGGGAACCGTCGCCGCCCTGTTGCTCCGGCGGGCACACGCCTGCCGGAAGGCCGCGATCACCATCCTCGCGCTCTACCCGATCGCCTACGCCTGGGATCGATATACGCTCGCCGTCGGCGTCTTCGATATCAAACTCCGGACTGGGATCGATATCGCCGGGATCCCGCTCGAGGAACACCTCTTCATGGCGGTCGTCCCCGGACTCGTCGTCGGGGTCCACGAGACGATTTTCGGAGACGACTGA